The Candidatus Effluviviaceae Genus V sp. genome window below encodes:
- a CDS encoding biotin--[acetyl-CoA-carboxylase] ligase, with the protein VEGVFSDLDAGGALVLSGPAGLRRVHAADVFFA; encoded by the coding sequence GTCGAGGGCGTGTTCTCGGATCTCGACGCGGGCGGCGCGCTCGTGCTGTCGGGTCCGGCCGGGCTCCGCCGCGTGCATGCGGCCGACGTGTTCTTCGCCTGA